From the Meriones unguiculatus strain TT.TT164.6M chromosome 12, Bangor_MerUng_6.1, whole genome shotgun sequence genome, one window contains:
- the LOC110542722 gene encoding putative selection and upkeep of intraepithelial T-cells protein 1 homolog — protein MDAARLLIYRFVIVCLLHMVTLRAERFTVTGLEEPVLAPVGTVLELSCQLSPPQNAQHMEIRWFRSHYTQPIRLYEDGKDLFGEIIPKYVERTELLKNAIDEGKVTLKIFNVNPDDDGHYHCLFKDGKFYEEHITEVKVTAGSSRVQILVHPPTTKGVIVECQSGGWFPRPLMEWRDSRGEVIPAASKSQSQDGDKLFSVKITLLLRDSSFRNITCCLWNPLTGQQERTSIVLPDEMFSWNFIWKMIVGVILTMMTLFVIMPTIKLQFLEGCPGKCNSPWMVAMLLTIPSIAVFFLLIFYLYRRKERVFLSEAQFELDNMWLEDMTMILSMLMVFVIILVSFIHFTLRGD, from the exons AAAGATTCACAGTGACTGGATTAGAAGAACCAGTCTTGGCTCCAGTTGGTACAGTACTTGAGCTCAGCTGTCAGCTGTCTCCACCACAAAATGCCCAGCACATGGAAATCCGCTGGTTCAGGTCCCACTATACACAGCCCATTCGTCTATATGAAGATGGCAAAGACCTTTTCGGAGAAATTATCCCCAAATATGTGGAGAGAACAGAACTCTTGAAAAATGCCATTGACGAAGGGAAAGTGACCCTCAAGATCTTTAATGTCAATCCTGATGATGATGGGCACTACCACTGCCTCTTCAAGGATGGAAAGTTCTATGAAGAGCACATCACAGAGGTCAAGGTCACAG CTGGGAGCTCCCGAGTTCAGATTCTTGTTCATCCTCCAACTACCAAAGGTGTGATAGTGGAGTGTCAGTCTGGAGGTTGGTTCCCAAGGCCTCTCATGGAGTGGAGAGACAGCAGAGGAGAGGTCATTCCAGCTGCATCAAAATCCCAGTCACAGGATGGAGACAAGCTGTTCAGTGTGAAGATAACTCTTCTCCTTAGAGATAGTTCTTTCCGGAACATTACATGTTGCCTTTGGAATCCTCTAACAGGCCAACAAGAAAGGACAAGCATTGTTCTACCAG ATGAAATGTTTTCTTGGAATTTTATTTGGAAGATGATTGTGGGTGTAATTCTGACTATGATGACCCTCTTTGTCATAATGCCCACTATTAAACTACAATTCCTAGAAG GTTGCCCTGGCAAATGCAATTCTCCTTGGATGGTGGCCATGTTGCTTACAATTCCTTCAATTGCTGTATTCTTTTTACTCATCTTCTATTTGtatagaagaaaagagagag TCTTTCTTTCAGAGGCACAATTTGAGTTGGACAATATGTGGCTGGAAGACATGACTATGATCCTGAGCATGCTGATGGTGTTTGTCATCATCCTTGTTTCCTTTATTCACTTCACACTGAGAGGTGACTAG